A region of Chitinivorax sp. B DNA encodes the following proteins:
- a CDS encoding putative baseplate assembly protein: MPLPSPILDDRSYAQLAAELKARIPVYNPTWTDHNESDPGITLLELFAFQAESLLFRFNQIPEASYLEYLKLLQIPLLPAQPARALLALTTDKAAGVAVPQKTVAKAGKVEFQTVAETHAWPVSCVALSRARADAPSPDDESEVHAFVLRTVDALPDELAERPRVYYSPRVLDPAKLAEPVDFSTAVDGMIWIALLAEDGFDLAQWQKPDGQALLNLGFEPALPVGGIDQIDPCLGVTGLPSPPQLSWQISTARPLKNSQPQYANLKIEADSTRGLTQGGTVRLSLPNAKNEIGLPAVDIDLAGAGDFPPLLDDEQQAKLVAWVRVFRRDGSRFGQYRLIIVNATEAEQARVADAQYLGDGNGQPGQQLPLAHRPVLPDDHRDQIIVEVEEGGRVGGQWVRYSRVDDFFGSGRESRHVMLDPEAGTLRFGDGLRGRIPQWGERIRVRGYRWGGGVQGNVAAKAIAKIDLPGVKVSNPLPAVCGADAEGVEAALARIPGELRRRDRTVTADDFKELAAMTPGAQVGRAECLPRFHPKVPDAEAAGVVSVVVWPQQDPDHPNAPMPDAAMLRAVCQWLDQRRLVTTELYVLPPTYRKVAVSVALKVKPGYGIEAVRKWVELVLRQYLAPLSPYGPAGQGWPLGRRVYGPELEAAALQVEGVEYLEGLGVAGWNGAQWVAGTVELKRWEVPELAAITVVDGLPLPAPGEGINPVPPDGVVLPIPVLREEC; the protein is encoded by the coding sequence ATGCCCCTGCCAAGCCCGATACTGGATGACCGCAGCTATGCGCAGCTGGCTGCCGAGCTGAAGGCGCGCATCCCCGTCTACAACCCGACGTGGACCGACCATAATGAAAGCGACCCTGGCATTACCTTGCTGGAGCTGTTTGCGTTTCAGGCCGAAAGCCTGTTGTTCCGCTTCAACCAGATTCCAGAAGCCAGCTATCTGGAATACCTGAAACTGTTGCAAATTCCGCTATTGCCAGCGCAGCCGGCACGGGCACTGCTGGCCTTGACCACCGATAAAGCCGCCGGTGTGGCAGTACCACAGAAAACCGTCGCCAAGGCGGGCAAGGTCGAATTTCAGACCGTGGCCGAAACCCATGCCTGGCCAGTGTCCTGCGTGGCCTTGTCGCGGGCACGGGCCGATGCGCCGTCGCCCGATGATGAAAGTGAAGTGCATGCCTTCGTGTTACGCACGGTGGATGCCTTGCCAGATGAGCTGGCTGAGCGGCCACGTGTCTATTACAGCCCACGTGTGTTGGACCCGGCCAAGCTGGCTGAACCAGTGGATTTCAGTACAGCGGTCGATGGCATGATCTGGATCGCCTTGCTGGCAGAAGATGGTTTTGATCTGGCGCAATGGCAGAAACCGGACGGGCAAGCCTTGCTGAACCTGGGTTTTGAGCCCGCCCTGCCGGTGGGGGGCATTGATCAGATCGATCCCTGTCTGGGGGTGACGGGCTTGCCCAGCCCACCACAACTGAGCTGGCAGATTTCCACCGCGCGCCCGCTGAAAAATAGCCAGCCGCAGTATGCGAACCTGAAGATCGAGGCGGATAGCACCCGTGGTCTGACCCAAGGCGGCACGGTCAGGTTAAGCCTACCCAATGCCAAGAATGAGATCGGTTTGCCGGCTGTGGATATCGACCTGGCTGGTGCGGGTGATTTTCCACCCCTGCTGGATGACGAACAGCAAGCCAAGCTGGTGGCGTGGGTGCGTGTGTTTCGACGTGATGGCAGCCGCTTCGGGCAATATCGCTTGATCATTGTCAACGCCACCGAGGCCGAGCAAGCGCGTGTGGCCGATGCGCAGTACCTGGGTGACGGCAACGGCCAACCGGGTCAGCAACTGCCGTTGGCGCATCGGCCGGTGCTGCCAGACGACCACCGTGATCAGATCATCGTGGAGGTGGAAGAGGGGGGTCGGGTTGGAGGGCAGTGGGTGCGTTACAGCCGGGTGGATGACTTCTTCGGTAGCGGTCGCGAATCGCGTCATGTGATGCTGGACCCGGAAGCAGGTACGCTGCGGTTTGGTGACGGCCTGCGTGGCCGCATACCGCAATGGGGCGAGCGGATTCGGGTACGCGGCTATCGCTGGGGTGGGGGCGTGCAGGGCAATGTGGCCGCCAAGGCCATTGCCAAGATCGACCTGCCCGGCGTCAAAGTCAGTAACCCATTGCCCGCCGTTTGCGGTGCGGATGCGGAGGGTGTCGAGGCCGCATTGGCACGTATTCCGGGCGAGCTGCGACGCCGTGATCGGACCGTGACGGCCGATGATTTCAAGGAACTCGCAGCCATGACACCGGGTGCGCAGGTGGGTCGTGCCGAGTGCCTGCCGCGTTTTCACCCCAAAGTGCCCGATGCCGAAGCAGCTGGCGTGGTCAGCGTGGTGGTGTGGCCACAGCAAGACCCGGATCATCCCAATGCCCCCATGCCGGATGCAGCCATGTTGCGGGCCGTTTGCCAATGGCTGGATCAACGCCGGCTGGTCACCACCGAGCTGTATGTGTTGCCGCCGACCTATCGAAAGGTGGCCGTGTCAGTGGCATTGAAGGTGAAGCCCGGATATGGCATCGAGGCGGTGCGCAAATGGGTGGAGCTGGTGCTGCGTCAATATCTGGCACCGCTGTCGCCTTATGGGCCGGCAGGGCAGGGCTGGCCGCTGGGTCGTCGCGTGTATGGGCCGGAGCTGGAAGCCGCAGCCCTGCAAGTGGAAGGGGTGGAATACCTGGAAGGCTTGGGTGTTGCCGGTTGGAACGGTGCTCAATGGGTGGCCGGTACGGTGGAATTGAAGCGCTGGGAAGTGCCCGAACTGGCGGCCATCACGGTCGTCGACGGCCTGCCACTACCTGCACCGGGCGAGGGTATCAACCCGGTACCGCCGGATGGCGTGGTGCTGCCGATTCCGGTACTGCGCGAGGAATGCTGA
- a CDS encoding GPW/gp25 family protein, which yields MNRVAALGNGLALPMTPDTLGQLPQASGPEKVRQSMAVILDTEPGERLMLPTFGCGLRRFLMQPNTTSTRALMQREIEIALRTWEPRISVDRVEVLPGDEPALVMIRIAYTHLRDGRPDNLVYPFYLE from the coding sequence ATGAATCGCGTCGCTGCATTGGGCAACGGGTTGGCCCTGCCCATGACCCCAGATACGTTGGGCCAGCTGCCACAAGCCAGCGGGCCGGAGAAAGTGCGTCAGTCGATGGCGGTGATTCTGGATACCGAACCGGGCGAGCGCCTGATGTTACCCACGTTTGGTTGTGGGCTGCGACGGTTCCTGATGCAACCCAACACCACCTCGACCCGGGCCCTGATGCAACGTGAAATCGAGATTGCGTTACGTACCTGGGAGCCCCGCATCAGTGTGGACCGGGTGGAGGTACTGCCGGGCGATGAGCCGGCACTGGTGATGATTCGAATTGCGTATACCCATTTGCGGGACGGCCGACCGGATAACCTGGTCTATCCGTTCTACCTGGAGTAG